The Haloplanus sp. CK5-1 genome contains a region encoding:
- a CDS encoding winged helix-turn-helix domain-containing protein gives MEKALWYLLAGTRGGENRARIIRLLDERPRNANQLCEALDIDYNSVRHHLDMLEDHDVIESGDQEYGRLYFLTDRFDRHRDQFERITEHV, from the coding sequence ATGGAGAAGGCACTCTGGTATCTGCTCGCCGGGACGCGGGGCGGGGAGAACCGCGCACGGATCATCCGCCTCCTCGACGAGCGGCCGCGCAACGCGAACCAACTCTGCGAGGCACTCGACATCGACTACAACTCCGTGCGCCACCACCTCGACATGCTCGAAGACCACGACGTGATCGAGAGCGGCGACCAAGAGTACGGCCGGCTCTACTTCCTCACCGATCGGTTCGACCGCCACCGGGACCAGTTCGAGCGGATAACGGAGCACGTCTGA
- a CDS encoding CbiX/SirB N-terminal domain-containing protein → MTHETVLLVGRRGENTESVLETHAERLRTRDVAEDVVAATYDHEPVRELRETLSDLSADRVYALPATLAHSYETTEDLPAALSYVPGEVSYCEPVGRSPAITGVVEDRATERVSADSSSSVVLVGFGNSSQSYHRQAAEYHATRLRERTGYGEVRSCFLLQNPAVECARYNVTGDRVVAVPLFVSRSDATEREVPAKLELDRGGIEYADPFGTHPGVTDAFEAEVTRQRVLSAGGSTPSTFESTLASSRTPLATDGEGPSD, encoded by the coding sequence ATGACACACGAGACAGTCCTGCTCGTCGGACGACGGGGCGAGAACACCGAATCGGTGTTGGAGACACACGCCGAGCGGTTGCGAACGCGTGACGTCGCCGAGGACGTGGTGGCCGCGACGTACGACCACGAACCGGTCCGGGAGCTCCGGGAGACGCTCTCCGACCTTTCGGCCGACCGCGTCTACGCCCTCCCCGCGACGCTCGCCCACAGTTACGAGACGACCGAGGACCTCCCGGCGGCGCTGTCCTACGTCCCCGGCGAGGTCAGCTACTGCGAACCCGTGGGCCGGAGCCCGGCTATCACGGGCGTCGTCGAGGACCGAGCGACAGAACGGGTCTCCGCCGACTCGTCGTCGTCGGTCGTCTTGGTCGGGTTCGGCAATAGTTCCCAGTCCTACCACCGGCAGGCCGCGGAGTACCACGCGACCCGTCTGCGCGAGCGGACGGGTTACGGTGAGGTGCGGAGCTGCTTTCTGCTCCAGAACCCCGCCGTCGAGTGTGCGCGCTACAACGTGACTGGAGACCGGGTCGTCGCAGTCCCGCTGTTCGTCTCGCGCAGCGACGCCACCGAGCGGGAGGTTCCCGCGAAACTCGAACTCGACCGAGGCGGTATCGAGTACGCCGACCCCTTCGGTACCCACCCCGGCGTCACCGACGCCTTCGAGGCGGAGGTAACCCGACAGCGCGTCCTCTCGGCCGGCGGGTCGACGCCGTCGACGTTCGAGTCGACGCTCGCGTCGTCTCGGACGCCCCTCGCTACCGACGGCGAGGGACCGTCCGACTAG
- a CDS encoding PAS domain-containing protein, whose protein sequence is MGDKETDSGHDANEVRYRHLIEHVHDAVVEFELIRGDPVVRDANDAFVDIFGYDAAELQGESLNEWIVPEWRREESRRLDARTASGEVSYRQVERKTAGGIREFLYRGIPYEHHAVGMDGLAIYTDLTDITRQQR, encoded by the coding sequence ATGGGAGACAAAGAGACGGATTCCGGACACGATGCCAACGAAGTTCGGTATCGTCACCTCATCGAACACGTTCACGACGCAGTCGTAGAGTTCGAGTTGATACGGGGGGACCCCGTCGTCAGAGACGCCAACGACGCCTTCGTCGACATCTTCGGGTACGACGCCGCCGAACTGCAGGGGGAGTCTCTCAACGAGTGGATCGTTCCGGAGTGGCGTCGTGAGGAATCACGACGACTCGATGCACGAACGGCGTCGGGCGAGGTCAGCTACCGACAGGTGGAGCGGAAAACCGCGGGTGGGATCCGGGAGTTTCTGTATCGGGGCATCCCCTACGAACACCACGCGGTCGGGATGGACGGCCTGGCTATTTACACCGATCTGACCGATATTACCCGGCAGCAACGGTAG
- a CDS encoding HAMP domain-containing sensor histidine kinase: MLNRLLRHNLRNTVNVISGATDRLVSELDDRTDERLELVATVESAIRDLETLTQDANDINTVINATTDDPSIDCVSLIEDIVSEYTRQHPEVALRTTLPASMTVNADVRLRFAVESLVDNAIQHNPSDTPTVRIRIGTPDSAGWVDIHVDDDAPRIPEEERNLVTGDTEITALRHGSGLGLWLAKWTTELFGGKLSFDTSEFGGNSVHIRIPRA; this comes from the coding sequence GTGCTGAATCGGCTGCTCCGTCACAACCTTCGGAACACCGTCAACGTGATCTCGGGGGCTACCGACCGTCTCGTCTCCGAACTCGACGACCGAACGGACGAACGACTCGAACTGGTGGCGACCGTCGAGAGCGCGATCAGGGATCTGGAGACGCTCACGCAGGACGCGAACGATATCAACACCGTCATCAACGCGACGACTGACGATCCGTCGATCGACTGTGTGTCTCTCATCGAGGACATCGTCTCGGAGTACACCCGACAGCACCCCGAGGTGGCCCTTCGGACGACGCTGCCCGCGTCGATGACGGTGAACGCGGATGTCCGTCTCCGGTTCGCCGTCGAGAGCCTCGTCGACAACGCGATCCAGCACAATCCGAGCGACACACCGACGGTGCGGATCCGGATCGGAACTCCGGACTCCGCCGGTTGGGTCGACATCCACGTCGACGACGACGCCCCCCGGATCCCCGAAGAGGAGCGAAACCTCGTCACCGGCGACACCGAAATCACGGCGCTACGGCACGGCAGCGGATTGGGGCTCTGGCTCGCCAAGTGGACCACGGAACTGTTCGGGGGTAAGCTGTCGTTCGACACGAGCGAATTCGGCGGAAACAGCGTCCACATCCGGATTCCACGCGCCTGA
- a CDS encoding cobalt-precorrin-7 (C(5))-methyltransferase: MSRDRDPAAVAANEPEGDATDPVHAVGVGPGSPEYLVPRARRAIREADVVVGFETVVDVVRGEVDTGADWLTCGYTDEGETLSAFADRVDAGASGVAVLMGDPNHSGYQFVGKVESAVEGRVRVVPGISSLQVAASRARTPMEETTFVTLHKRGSLDADLARLRADAGDRHLLVLPRPYDWMPGDVASHLLEAGASPGTPALVLERLTHDDEATTRSTLGELATHEGGSDPEDTPFSDLSVLAVRREQGRPPE, from the coding sequence GTGAGCCGCGACCGCGACCCCGCGGCCGTCGCCGCGAACGAACCGGAGGGCGACGCCACCGATCCGGTCCACGCGGTCGGCGTCGGGCCCGGGAGCCCCGAGTATCTCGTCCCACGGGCACGGCGCGCGATCCGCGAGGCCGACGTCGTCGTCGGCTTCGAGACGGTCGTCGACGTGGTCCGGGGCGAGGTCGACACCGGCGCCGACTGGCTCACCTGTGGCTACACCGACGAGGGCGAAACCCTGTCGGCGTTCGCCGACCGTGTCGACGCGGGGGCGTCCGGGGTAGCCGTCCTCATGGGCGACCCGAACCACTCGGGCTACCAGTTCGTCGGCAAGGTAGAGTCGGCCGTCGAGGGGCGAGTACGGGTCGTTCCGGGCATCTCCTCGCTGCAGGTGGCCGCGAGCCGCGCCCGCACTCCGATGGAGGAGACGACGTTCGTCACGCTCCACAAGCGTGGGTCGCTCGACGCGGACCTCGCGCGCCTGCGGGCCGACGCCGGCGACCGGCACCTACTGGTCCTGCCGCGACCCTACGACTGGATGCCGGGGGATGTGGCTTCCCACCTGCTGGAGGCGGGGGCATCGCCGGGGACACCGGCGCTGGTGCTGGAGCGGTTGACTCACGACGACGAGGCGACCACTCGGTCGACGCTCGGAGAGCTGGCGACTCACGAGGGGGGATCCGATCCGGAGGACACGCCGTTTTCCGATCTGTCGGTCCTCGCGGTTCGACGCGAGCAGGGACGCCCGCCCGAGTGA
- a CDS encoding precorrin-8X methylmutase has product MTTEEYADLGATTADAMEIAETSMDRVRELVPDATLADRIRQKSVHATGDPEFQHLMRFTGDDPDHPVRAGARAVLDERPIVTDITMVKAGITGRGHDCPVRKAIGNGSELAAETGMTRTAASVLELDRAGVYDGAIATVGNAPTAALALADCIESGTRPAVVVATPVGFVKAAESRERLRAVAADHGVPAVTNVGRRGGSGLAAGLTNELVHVASDARNGAVDL; this is encoded by the coding sequence ATGACGACCGAGGAGTACGCCGATCTCGGTGCCACCACCGCGGACGCGATGGAGATCGCCGAGACGAGTATGGACCGTGTCCGCGAACTCGTTCCCGACGCGACGCTCGCGGACAGAATCCGACAGAAGTCCGTCCACGCGACCGGCGATCCAGAGTTCCAGCACCTGATGCGGTTCACCGGCGACGATCCCGACCACCCGGTTCGGGCCGGCGCGCGCGCAGTCCTCGACGAGCGACCGATCGTCACGGACATCACGATGGTGAAGGCGGGGATCACCGGCCGGGGTCACGACTGCCCGGTTCGGAAGGCCATCGGCAACGGGAGCGAACTGGCGGCGGAGACGGGGATGACCCGGACCGCCGCGTCGGTACTCGAACTCGACCGTGCGGGCGTCTACGACGGGGCAATCGCGACGGTCGGCAACGCGCCGACGGCAGCGCTGGCGCTCGCGGACTGCATCGAGTCGGGCACCCGGCCGGCCGTCGTCGTCGCCACGCCCGTCGGCTTCGTCAAGGCCGCCGAGAGCCGCGAACGCCTGCGGGCCGTCGCCGCCGACCACGGCGTCCCGGCGGTGACGAACGTGGGCCGGCGCGGTGGGAGCGGACTAGCGGCCGGCCTGACGAACGAACTGGTCCACGTCGCCAGCGACGCCCGCAACGGGGCCGTCGATCTGTGA
- the cobN gene encoding cobaltochelatase subunit CobN, giving the protein MPTIGLYTATENELGAVQRAAGEVDGDLVARSESDLDDETAVEAFVDAVEDATAVVLWLHGSEESMPGYDRVVDRLDDAGIPLVVKSTGDAYAIEDTTVAPADRDAVYDYLDRGGTTNVANCLRYLIDRFGAVDRSYDDPVSLPTEGVYHPDHPGAGYDDLVATFDPGTPTVAVWFYESHWTHENTRYVDAQVRAIEAQGADALPIFCNPATDTDEQEDAEWVTDEWLLDGGDPVVDAVCSSFMFSLSMEERGRSAADEGQGAEEVFLDRLGVPVLQTVTTMRSRSRYEGSDTGVMGFELALSVALPEFDGNVITHPISGKERTEDEAGIGTSPKQHFPIEDRIDHVARLAVNWARLRHTPNEEKRIAVVLHNYPPSDDGIGTAFGLDTPESTINLLEELDDRGYDLGTGAPDDGATLIDRLTAQLTLDDRWVAPEDVRELSVDTVSPNRYCDWFGDVDDRFRENVIGEWGDPPDRPFAIPGVEFGNVLVTVQPPRGFGMDPSKVYHDSDLQPPHDYVAFYAWLRNAYDADAVVHLGTHGSLEWLPGKTVGLDGTSAPDGLIDDLPNVYPYIVNNPGEGTQAKRRAYAAIVDHLTPVMSNAGTYDGLAELEELADRYREAGMADARTDDGAALEREIRETVADLDLALELGIEGTVEKADVRGPDAAGSTLADGAVEGDSLPIDELVERIHEYLTDVKTTQIRMGLHTMGEPPVDDRLVEYLVALTRLENPGAPSLRESVAGVLGVDYERMLEEPGTYDESLGMTYAQAADEVYETSRDLVSTLAAHDFDVPESEREAGPDDEVNMNLLVVDIDPLGDSRARAGEHDDLREALAYVCAEAVPRVAGASEEIPRTADALAGEYVPPGGSGAPTRGGVDLLPTGRNFYTLDPRKVPAKSAWRVGREVADGVAERHRSAEGEYPEEIGVVAWGTPTVRTRGETVAQVLALMGVEPEWTDAGRIDDVTPTPLDELGRPRIDVTTRVSGLFRDAFPQAASVIHDAVDAVVALDEPHDRNYVKKHVEEESEELIAEGMDPDDAETAATHRVFTTRPGGYGAGTNKAVDEGEWDDRSDLADVYVQWGGYALGSRGRVSEAHDAFERRLGTVEATVKIEDTGEQDEFDSSDWYAFHGGFITAVTEARGEEPASYVGDSSDPDHVDVYTNEEKVRKAMRARVLNPDWLDSMEEHGYKGAGDLSTTVDVALGWDATTGVVSDRLWTDVAEKYAFDDDRQEWLREVNPWALESITDTLLEAIERGLWDADDATADRLRDLNLRVDGDLEARASGGGAVESETEVTSDDD; this is encoded by the coding sequence ATGCCCACCATCGGCTTGTACACCGCGACGGAGAACGAACTCGGGGCCGTCCAGCGCGCCGCGGGGGAGGTCGACGGAGACCTGGTCGCCCGATCGGAGAGCGACCTCGACGACGAGACGGCGGTCGAGGCGTTCGTCGACGCCGTAGAGGACGCGACGGCGGTCGTGTTGTGGCTCCACGGCTCCGAGGAGAGCATGCCCGGCTACGACCGGGTCGTCGACCGCCTCGACGACGCGGGCATCCCGCTGGTCGTCAAGTCGACCGGCGACGCCTACGCGATAGAGGACACGACCGTCGCCCCGGCGGACCGGGACGCGGTGTACGACTACCTCGACCGCGGCGGCACCACCAACGTCGCCAACTGCCTGCGGTACCTGATCGACCGGTTCGGAGCCGTCGACCGGAGCTACGACGACCCCGTCTCGCTCCCCACCGAAGGGGTGTACCATCCCGACCACCCCGGCGCGGGGTACGACGACCTCGTGGCGACGTTCGACCCCGGGACGCCGACGGTTGCGGTCTGGTTCTACGAGTCCCACTGGACCCACGAGAACACCCGCTACGTCGACGCGCAGGTGCGGGCCATCGAAGCGCAGGGCGCGGACGCGCTCCCGATATTCTGCAACCCGGCGACCGACACCGACGAGCAGGAGGACGCCGAGTGGGTCACCGACGAGTGGCTCCTTGACGGCGGCGACCCCGTCGTCGACGCCGTCTGCTCCTCGTTCATGTTCTCGCTGTCGATGGAAGAGCGGGGCCGGTCGGCCGCCGACGAGGGCCAGGGTGCAGAAGAGGTCTTCCTGGATCGATTGGGCGTTCCCGTCCTCCAGACGGTGACGACGATGCGCTCGCGCTCCCGGTACGAGGGGAGCGACACGGGTGTCATGGGCTTCGAACTCGCGCTCTCGGTCGCGCTCCCGGAGTTCGACGGCAACGTCATCACCCACCCCATCAGCGGGAAGGAGCGCACCGAGGACGAGGCGGGCATCGGCACCTCCCCCAAACAGCATTTCCCCATCGAGGACCGGATCGACCACGTCGCTCGCCTGGCAGTCAACTGGGCGCGCCTGCGTCACACCCCCAACGAGGAGAAACGGATCGCGGTCGTCCTCCACAACTACCCGCCGAGCGACGACGGCATCGGCACCGCCTTCGGCCTCGACACCCCCGAGAGCACGATCAACCTGCTCGAGGAACTCGACGACCGGGGCTACGACCTCGGAACCGGGGCGCCCGACGACGGCGCGACGCTCATCGACCGCCTGACCGCCCAACTCACCCTCGACGACCGCTGGGTCGCCCCCGAGGACGTCCGGGAACTGAGCGTCGACACCGTCTCACCGAACCGCTACTGCGACTGGTTCGGCGACGTGGACGACCGCTTCCGCGAGAACGTGATCGGGGAGTGGGGCGATCCACCCGATCGACCCTTCGCCATCCCCGGCGTCGAGTTCGGGAACGTCCTCGTCACCGTCCAGCCCCCCCGCGGGTTCGGGATGGACCCCTCGAAGGTGTACCACGACTCCGACCTCCAGCCACCACACGACTACGTTGCCTTCTACGCGTGGCTCCGGAACGCGTACGACGCCGACGCCGTCGTTCACCTCGGCACCCACGGCTCGCTGGAGTGGCTCCCCGGCAAGACCGTGGGTCTCGACGGCACGAGCGCACCCGACGGCCTGATCGACGACCTGCCGAACGTCTACCCCTACATCGTCAACAACCCCGGCGAGGGGACGCAGGCCAAGCGCCGCGCCTACGCCGCAATCGTCGACCACCTCACGCCCGTCATGTCGAACGCGGGGACGTACGACGGCCTCGCCGAACTCGAAGAGTTAGCGGACCGCTACCGTGAGGCGGGGATGGCAGACGCGAGAACCGACGACGGCGCGGCGCTCGAACGCGAGATCCGCGAGACGGTCGCCGACCTCGACCTCGCGCTGGAACTCGGAATCGAGGGCACCGTCGAGAAGGCCGACGTGCGCGGCCCCGACGCGGCGGGGTCGACGCTCGCAGACGGCGCGGTCGAAGGCGACTCCCTCCCCATCGACGAACTCGTCGAGCGGATCCACGAGTACCTGACCGACGTGAAGACCACCCAGATCCGGATGGGGCTGCACACGATGGGCGAACCGCCCGTCGACGATCGGTTGGTCGAGTATCTGGTCGCGCTCACTCGCCTCGAGAATCCGGGCGCACCCAGCCTCCGCGAGAGCGTCGCGGGCGTCCTCGGCGTCGACTACGAGCGCATGCTCGAAGAACCCGGCACCTACGACGAGTCGCTGGGGATGACCTACGCGCAGGCGGCCGACGAGGTGTACGAGACGAGCCGCGACCTCGTCTCGACGCTCGCCGCCCACGACTTCGACGTGCCCGAGTCGGAGCGCGAGGCCGGCCCCGACGACGAGGTGAACATGAACCTGCTGGTCGTCGACATCGACCCCCTCGGCGACTCGCGGGCGCGGGCGGGCGAACACGACGACCTCCGCGAGGCGCTCGCGTACGTCTGTGCGGAGGCCGTGCCCCGCGTCGCCGGCGCGAGCGAGGAGATCCCCCGCACCGCCGACGCACTGGCGGGCGAGTACGTCCCGCCCGGCGGGAGCGGCGCGCCAACCCGTGGCGGCGTCGACCTGCTCCCGACGGGGCGGAACTTCTACACGCTCGACCCCCGCAAGGTGCCGGCCAAGAGCGCGTGGCGGGTCGGCCGCGAGGTGGCCGACGGAGTGGCGGAGCGACACCGCTCGGCGGAGGGCGAGTACCCCGAGGAGATCGGCGTCGTCGCGTGGGGGACCCCCACCGTCCGCACCCGCGGCGAGACGGTCGCGCAGGTGCTCGCGCTGATGGGCGTCGAACCCGAGTGGACCGACGCCGGCCGGATCGACGACGTGACTCCGACTCCGCTCGACGAACTGGGCCGCCCGCGGATCGACGTGACGACGCGGGTCTCCGGGCTGTTCCGCGACGCCTTCCCGCAGGCCGCGAGCGTGATCCACGACGCCGTCGACGCGGTGGTCGCACTGGACGAACCCCACGACCGCAACTACGTCAAGAAGCACGTCGAGGAGGAGAGCGAGGAGCTGATCGCTGAGGGGATGGATCCCGACGACGCCGAGACGGCCGCGACCCATCGCGTGTTCACCACCCGACCCGGCGGCTACGGCGCGGGGACGAACAAGGCCGTCGACGAGGGCGAGTGGGACGACCGCTCGGACCTCGCGGACGTGTACGTCCAGTGGGGCGGCTACGCGCTCGGCTCGCGGGGGCGCGTCTCGGAGGCCCACGACGCCTTCGAACGCCGCCTCGGAACCGTCGAGGCGACGGTGAAAATCGAGGACACGGGCGAACAGGACGAGTTCGACTCCTCGGACTGGTACGCCTTCCACGGCGGGTTCATCACCGCCGTGACCGAGGCCCGGGGCGAGGAACCGGCCTCCTACGTCGGCGACTCCTCGGATCCCGACCACGTCGACGTCTACACGAACGAGGAGAAAGTACGCAAGGCGATGCGCGCCCGCGTCCTCAACCCCGACTGGCTGGACAGCATGGAAGAACACGGCTACAAGGGCGCGGGCGACCTCTCGACGACGGTCGACGTGGCGCTGGGGTGGGACGCCACGACCGGCGTCGTGAGCGACCGGTTGTGGACGGACGTGGCCGAGAAGTACGCCTTCGACGACGACCGCCAAGAGTGGCTCCGCGAGGTGAACCCGTGGGCCTTGGAGAGCATCACGGACACCCTACTGGAGGCGATAGAGCGTGGCCTGTGGGACGCCGACGACGCGACGGCCGACCGCCTGCGCGACCTGAACCTGCGGGTCGACGGGGATCTGGAGGCGCGGGCGTCGGGTGGCGGTGCGGTGGAGTCGGAGACGGAGGTGACGAGCGATGACGACTGA
- a CDS encoding VWA domain-containing protein, whose product MLEYTEDKNSSGIGGERVGFDEIVGQSELKRALLAVGANDALDGLLIRGEKGTAKSTAVRALSALLPDRRVVADCPYGCPAGDPDRQCANCRERADPPTETRSVPLVTLPLGATRERVVGTLSVADALDGDYEFDPGLLARANGGILYVDEVNLLDDHLVDVLLDAAAGGVNRVERDGVSVAHPAAFTLVGTMNPEEGELRPQLRDRFALQATVTGCDDIEDRVAIVDRALGRESEEPRSSAKSEEPRSSAKSEEPRSSAKSEEPRSSAKSEEPRTPDIEDPATRLSTARDRLSEVTLPDAFVRDLVELCRDAGVEGHRADIATARAARTFAALDDRPTVIESDVRRAAELALPHRLESLPFDDAPDLETVVDDHFDEGDDGDTDDRDVEDGAENGGGDADDADADGGARTNEGDASDEEANGADGSAADDSTEPTGADDPGGVSSSRSGDLSDAGDDAGGDDPDADAGGGADDDAPDPTPRVPGERPAAVGSGRAPSLPDADDPADASSSSGGARARASVDGTGARVRTRPTDGEDVDAAASVRAAAARGVDTVESRDLRRSVRAAEASTLVVFSVDASASMRPAMRAAKGTVLELLEDTYQQRDRVSFVAFAGEDADVLLPPTDSVTLAARHLKQLPTGDRTPLPAGLRTAGDVIERADPAASVVVLVTDGRANVADGSPVAATRRAADRLSDLDARVLVVDAGSGDRSGLVPEVVERTTGRRVPLDALSADAVDAAAGAVDES is encoded by the coding sequence GTGCTTGAATACACCGAGGACAAAAACTCTTCGGGGATCGGGGGTGAGCGAGTCGGTTTCGACGAGATAGTCGGGCAATCCGAACTCAAGCGTGCTTTACTCGCGGTGGGCGCGAACGACGCGCTGGACGGCCTCCTGATCCGGGGGGAGAAGGGGACGGCCAAGTCGACGGCCGTCCGCGCGCTGTCGGCGTTGCTCCCGGACCGGCGGGTCGTGGCCGACTGTCCCTACGGCTGTCCGGCGGGCGACCCCGACCGGCAGTGTGCGAACTGTCGGGAGCGGGCGGACCCGCCGACCGAGACGCGGTCGGTGCCGCTCGTCACCCTCCCGCTGGGGGCGACCCGGGAGCGCGTCGTCGGGACGCTCTCCGTCGCCGACGCCCTCGACGGCGACTACGAGTTCGATCCCGGCCTCCTCGCCCGCGCGAACGGCGGCATCCTCTACGTCGACGAGGTGAACCTACTCGACGACCACCTCGTCGACGTGTTGTTGGACGCCGCGGCGGGCGGCGTCAACCGGGTCGAGCGCGACGGCGTGAGCGTCGCCCACCCCGCAGCGTTCACCCTCGTCGGGACGATGAACCCCGAGGAGGGGGAGTTGCGGCCACAACTCCGGGATCGCTTCGCACTCCAGGCGACGGTGACCGGTTGTGACGACATCGAGGACCGCGTCGCCATCGTCGACCGGGCGCTCGGACGCGAGAGCGAGGAGCCACGCTCCTCGGCAAAGAGCGAGGAGCCACGCTCCTCGGCAAAGAGCGAGGAGCCACGCTCCTCGGCAAAGAGCGAGGAGCCACGCTCCTCGGCAAAGAGCGAGGAGCCACGCACTCCGGATATCGAAGACCCGGCGACCCGCCTGTCGACCGCGCGGGACCGACTCTCCGAGGTGACGCTTCCGGACGCGTTCGTCCGCGACCTCGTCGAACTGTGCCGTGACGCGGGCGTCGAGGGCCACCGAGCCGACATCGCGACGGCGCGGGCGGCCCGGACCTTCGCCGCCCTCGACGACCGACCGACGGTGATCGAGTCCGACGTGCGGCGCGCGGCCGAACTCGCGCTCCCTCACCGCCTCGAATCCCTCCCCTTCGACGACGCGCCCGACCTGGAGACGGTCGTCGACGACCACTTCGACGAGGGGGACGACGGTGACACCGACGACCGGGACGTCGAGGATGGTGCCGAGAACGGTGGGGGTGACGCGGACGATGCCGACGCCGACGGCGGAGCCCGGACCAACGAGGGCGACGCGAGCGATGAGGAGGCGAACGGAGCAGACGGCTCCGCGGCCGACGACTCCACCGAACCCACCGGCGCCGACGACCCCGGCGGGGTGTCCTCGTCCCGATCCGGCGACCTCTCCGATGCCGGCGACGACGCGGGCGGCGACGACCCCGACGCCGATGCCGGGGGTGGAGCCGACGACGACGCTCCCGACCCGACCCCTCGCGTCCCGGGCGAACGCCCGGCTGCGGTCGGATCGGGCCGTGCCCCGTCACTCCCCGACGCCGACGATCCAGCCGACGCGTCGTCGTCGAGTGGTGGGGCGCGGGCGCGGGCGAGCGTCGACGGGACCGGCGCCCGCGTTCGTACCCGACCCACCGACGGCGAGGACGTCGACGCCGCGGCGTCGGTGCGCGCGGCGGCCGCTCGCGGCGTCGACACCGTCGAATCGCGGGACCTCCGGCGATCGGTTCGGGCCGCCGAGGCGTCGACGCTCGTCGTCTTCTCCGTCGACGCCAGCGCGTCGATGCGTCCCGCCATGCGCGCCGCCAAGGGGACCGTCCTCGAACTGCTGGAGGACACCTACCAGCAACGCGACCGCGTGAGTTTCGTCGCTTTCGCCGGCGAGGACGCGGACGTGTTGCTCCCCCCGACCGACAGCGTCACGCTCGCAGCGCGCCACCTGAAGCAACTCCCGACAGGCGATCGGACGCCACTCCCTGCCGGCCTGCGGACCGCGGGCGACGTGATCGAACGCGCCGATCCCGCCGCGAGCGTCGTCGTCCTCGTCACCGACGGCCGGGCGAACGTCGCCGACGGGAGTCCGGTCGCCGCGACTCGCCGTGCCGCCGACCGCCTGTCCGACCTCGACGCGCGCGTCCTCGTCGTCGACGCCGGTTCGGGCGACCGATCCGGCCTCGTTCCCGAAGTCGTCGAGCGGACGACCGGCCGTCGCGTCCCCCTCGACGCGCTCTCGGCCGACGCCGTCGACGCCGCGGCCGGGGCGGTCGACGAAAGTTGA
- a CDS encoding CbtB domain-containing protein, translated as MPATSDTVHGRIERLGTELTPTQLAAGMLVAVALGFTLLFVQDPLVHDAMHNFRHGAGITCH; from the coding sequence ATGCCGGCCACCAGCGACACCGTCCACGGACGGATCGAACGGCTCGGAACCGAACTCACGCCGACGCAGTTGGCCGCGGGGATGCTCGTCGCCGTCGCACTCGGTTTCACCCTCCTGTTCGTGCAGGATCCGCTCGTCCACGACGCGATGCACAACTTCAGGCACGGCGCGGGAATCACCTGTCACTGA